The following proteins come from a genomic window of Candidatus Francisella endociliophora:
- the mnmG gene encoding tRNA uridine-5-carboxymethylaminomethyl(34) synthesis enzyme MnmG encodes MIYNETYDVIVIGGGHAGVEAAAASARIGAKTLLLTHNIDTIGQMSCNPAIGGIGKGHLVKEIDAMGGIMAKAIDMAGIQFRILNSRKGPAVRATRAQADRVLYKKAINTLLNNQENLEIFQDSVDDLVVENDTVCGAVTKTGITFKAKKVILTVGTFLGGKIHIGKVSQSGGRAGDQPSNALAARLRALPFRVDRLKTGTPPRIDCRSVDFNAMDVQHGDTPAPYFSFFSKGKIEHPRQIPCYITYTNPKTHEIITNNLDKSAMYSGLIEGIGPRYCPSIEDKIVRFADKDRHQIFVEPEGLNSIELYPNGLSTSLPFEVQWDYIRSIKGFENAFIMRPGYAIEYDFFDPRDLRPTLETKYIKNLYFAGQINGTTGYEEAGAQGLVAGINAAISLDNDKSWYPTRANSYMGVLIDDLITKGTKEPYRMFTSRAEYRLILREDNADLRLSDAACELGLLNKEDEQYFTNKKSSINENIETMKSTWIGPQTQKARDLEKFLDKKMTRESTLFDLLKRPELDYKKLQEIPGLNLDLTDEAVIEQIEISAKYSGYIERQNKDIAKSATLEQKQIPTDFNYSQVKGLSNEVLQKLTEQKPTTLGEASRIPGVTPAAISLLTIYMKKTGFLK; translated from the coding sequence GTGGTGGTCATGCTGGCGTTGAAGCAGCTGCTGCATCTGCACGAATTGGTGCAAAAACACTACTATTAACACACAACATCGACACAATTGGACAAATGTCTTGCAACCCTGCTATTGGTGGAATTGGTAAAGGACATCTTGTCAAAGAAATTGATGCTATGGGTGGTATCATGGCAAAGGCTATTGATATGGCTGGCATTCAATTTAGAATTCTTAACTCTCGTAAGGGCCCTGCTGTGCGAGCTACAAGAGCACAAGCTGATAGGGTACTCTATAAAAAAGCCATAAACACCTTACTAAATAACCAAGAAAATTTAGAAATCTTTCAAGACTCTGTTGATGATCTAGTTGTTGAAAATGATACTGTTTGTGGTGCTGTCACAAAAACTGGCATCACATTTAAAGCTAAAAAAGTTATTCTTACAGTTGGTACATTTTTAGGTGGTAAAATTCATATAGGTAAAGTCTCACAGTCAGGCGGCAGAGCTGGAGACCAACCATCAAATGCACTAGCAGCTCGCCTAAGAGCATTACCATTTAGAGTTGATAGACTAAAAACAGGCACACCTCCGCGCATAGACTGTCGTAGTGTTGATTTTAATGCTATGGATGTTCAGCATGGTGATACACCAGCACCTTACTTTTCATTTTTTTCGAAAGGTAAGATTGAACACCCGAGACAGATACCTTGTTATATCACGTATACAAACCCCAAGACTCATGAAATTATCACAAACAATCTTGACAAATCTGCGATGTATAGTGGTCTTATCGAGGGAATTGGACCAAGATATTGCCCTTCTATTGAGGATAAAATTGTAAGATTTGCGGATAAAGATAGACATCAGATATTTGTTGAGCCTGAGGGTCTAAATAGTATTGAACTATACCCAAACGGCTTATCAACCAGCCTACCATTTGAAGTACAGTGGGATTATATTCGCTCAATCAAAGGATTTGAGAATGCCTTTATTATGCGCCCTGGATATGCGATTGAGTATGATTTTTTTGATCCAAGAGATCTTAGGCCTACTTTAGAGACAAAATATATCAAGAACCTATATTTTGCAGGACAAATCAACGGTACTACAGGGTATGAAGAAGCAGGAGCTCAAGGTCTCGTTGCTGGTATCAATGCTGCTATCAGCTTAGATAATGATAAGTCTTGGTACCCTACTCGTGCAAATAGTTACATGGGTGTGCTTATTGATGATCTTATTACCAAGGGTACAAAAGAGCCATATAGAATGTTTACATCTCGAGCTGAATATAGACTAATTCTTCGTGAAGATAATGCTGATTTACGCTTATCAGACGCAGCTTGTGAATTAGGTTTATTAAATAAAGAAGATGAGCAATATTTCACTAATAAAAAGAGCTCCATTAATGAAAATATTGAGACTATGAAAAGCACTTGGATAGGTCCTCAAACTCAAAAAGCCCGTGACTTAGAAAAATTCCTAGACAAAAAAATGACTCGTGAAAGTACTCTTTTTGATTTACTTAAGCGACCTGAGCTAGACTATAAAAAACTACAGGAAATACCAGGTCTAAACTTAGACCTTACTGATGAAGCTGTTATTGAACAAATTGAAATATCCGCAAAATACTCTGGTTATATTGAACGACAGAATAAAGATATTGCAAAGTCAGCTACTTTAGAGCAAAAACAAATACCAACAGATTTTAACTATAGCCAAGTTAAAGGTTTGTCCAACGAAGTTCTACAAAAGTTAACTGAACAAAAACCTACAACTTTAGGTGAAGCATCGCGTATACCAGGTGTAACTCCTGCTGCGATATCGCTGTTGACCATTTACATGAAGAAAACGGGTTTTCTAAAATAA
- the rpiA gene encoding ribose-5-phosphate isomerase RpiA, with the protein MFFNKKNNQDELKKAAAIEAAKHITSEITLGVGTGSTVAFLIEELVNYKDKIKQVVSSSEDSTKKLKSLGFDVVDLNYAGEIDLYIDGADECNNHKELIKGGGAALTREKICVAAAKKFICIIDESKKVNILGNFPLPVEVIPMARSYVAREIVKLGGQPVYREQTITDNGNVILDVHNLKIDNPLKLETQLNQITGVVTNGIFALKPADVVIMAKNDSEIETI; encoded by the coding sequence ATGTTCTTCAACAAAAAAAATAATCAAGATGAATTAAAAAAAGCAGCTGCAATTGAGGCTGCAAAGCATATTACTTCGGAAATCACACTAGGTGTTGGTACAGGTAGTACGGTAGCTTTTTTAATTGAAGAGTTAGTGAATTATAAAGATAAGATCAAACAAGTAGTCTCCAGCTCAGAGGACTCTACTAAAAAATTAAAATCTCTAGGCTTTGATGTAGTAGATCTTAACTATGCTGGAGAAATTGACCTTTATATCGATGGTGCTGATGAGTGTAATAATCATAAAGAACTTATTAAAGGTGGCGGTGCAGCTCTTACTCGTGAGAAAATATGTGTAGCTGCAGCTAAGAAATTTATTTGTATAATTGATGAATCTAAAAAAGTTAATATTCTTGGTAACTTTCCTCTACCTGTAGAGGTTATTCCAATGGCTAGAAGTTATGTAGCTCGTGAAATAGTCAAGCTCGGGGGACAGCCAGTATATAGAGAACAAACAATCACTGATAATGGTAATGTAATCTTAGATGTACATAATTTAAAAATTGATAACCCTCTCAAACTAGAAACACAACTAAATCAAATCACAGGTGTTGTAACTAATGGTATTTTTGCCTTAAAACCTGCTGATGTAGTAATTATGGCTAAAAATGATAGTGAGATTGAGACTATCTAA